A window of the Pseudomonas sp. B21_DOA genome harbors these coding sequences:
- a CDS encoding hybrid sensor histidine kinase/response regulator, with translation MKFEKNTELDQANLRIIIAAIAVVYMVVLVFLPGHRFETYLPVITYISLFLLASIVFRQAIARWPGHYPARRIFAMVHDYTGTCFGLVIGGEAALPLYAVMVWVNLGNGMRYGSRYLAIATGLALVALLVVYRLTPYWQAQPFMVLMLLITSTVIPFYAHLLLERTRKASEEAVAANLEKSRFLAQASHDLRQPIHSIGLFTACLRESRLGDDERRLVDNIDRSLLNVSQLFRSILDLYTLDNGRVEAKMQTLNLGEWLADIVQQHQEAARWSGVELRLRPCTHWIRTDPALLATMVQNVLSNCFKYGAQRPVLMGVRKRGAGLAIVVYDCGNGIAEEHLHKVFEEFYRVRQVRDKDVEGVGLGLSIIKRLGELIDVQVALRSQLGRGTAVTLAGLPIVAAPQSRVVHGEARQVGLLTGLKVCLVEDDRNVLLATSALLARWGCVVQAELSAEDLVTGCDIIVADYDLGTHATGIECIDAVRRQRGWAVPAMIITGHEIEKIQAALHDRQIAILSKPVRPAELRATLRALRDRQGEAVEQML, from the coding sequence ATGAAGTTCGAGAAAAACACCGAACTCGACCAGGCCAATCTGCGCATCATCATCGCCGCCATCGCGGTGGTCTATATGGTCGTACTGGTCTTTCTGCCGGGCCATCGCTTCGAGACCTACCTGCCGGTCATCACCTACATCAGCCTGTTCCTGCTGGCGTCCATCGTGTTTCGCCAAGCCATTGCGCGTTGGCCGGGGCATTATCCAGCGCGGCGGATTTTTGCCATGGTCCACGATTACACCGGTACCTGTTTCGGGCTGGTGATCGGCGGCGAAGCGGCGCTGCCGCTGTACGCGGTGATGGTCTGGGTCAACCTTGGCAACGGCATGCGCTACGGCTCGCGCTACCTGGCAATTGCCACCGGGCTTGCGCTGGTGGCGCTGCTGGTGGTCTATCGCCTGACGCCGTATTGGCAGGCGCAGCCGTTCATGGTGCTGATGCTGCTGATTACCAGCACGGTGATTCCGTTCTATGCGCATTTGCTGTTGGAGCGCACACGCAAGGCATCGGAAGAAGCGGTGGCGGCGAATCTGGAGAAATCGAGGTTTCTGGCGCAGGCCAGTCACGACTTGCGTCAGCCGATTCACTCCATTGGCTTGTTTACCGCCTGTTTGCGCGAGTCGCGCTTGGGGGATGACGAGCGGCGGTTGGTCGACAACATCGACCGCTCACTGCTCAATGTTTCGCAACTGTTCCGTTCAATTCTCGACCTTTACACCCTGGATAACGGTCGGGTCGAAGCAAAAATGCAAACGTTGAACCTCGGTGAATGGCTCGCGGACATTGTCCAGCAACATCAGGAAGCGGCACGGTGGTCGGGCGTCGAGCTGCGGCTGCGACCGTGTACCCACTGGATCAGAACTGACCCGGCGCTGCTGGCGACCATGGTGCAGAATGTGCTCTCCAATTGCTTCAAATACGGCGCGCAGCGGCCGGTGCTGATGGGTGTGCGCAAACGCGGGGCAGGGCTGGCCATTGTTGTTTATGACTGCGGCAATGGTATTGCCGAAGAGCACCTGCACAAGGTTTTCGAGGAGTTTTATCGGGTGCGGCAGGTTCGCGACAAAGATGTCGAGGGTGTCGGCCTGGGCCTGTCGATCATCAAGCGCCTGGGTGAACTGATCGATGTGCAAGTCGCTCTGCGTTCACAGTTGGGGCGCGGCACAGCTGTGACCCTAGCAGGGTTGCCGATCGTAGCGGCGCCGCAGTCACGGGTCGTTCACGGTGAAGCCCGGCAGGTGGGTTTGTTGACCGGGCTGAAGGTGTGTCTGGTCGAGGATGATCGCAACGTACTGCTGGCAACCTCAGCGTTGCTTGCACGCTGGGGCTGTGTGGTTCAGGCCGAGTTGTCAGCTGAAGATCTGGTGACTGGCTGCGACATCATCGTCGCCGACTATGACCTCGGCACCCACGCCACTGGCATCGAATGCATCGACGCAGTGCGCAGGCAGCGCGGCTGGGCAGTGCCGGCGATGATCATCACCGGGCACGAAATCGAGAAGATTCAGGCAGCCTTGCATGACCGGCAGATTGCGATTCTGTCGAAGCCTGTGCGGCCGGCCGAGTTACGCGCGACGTTGCGCGCCCTGCGTGATCGACAAGGCGAAGCGGTTGAACAAATGCTGTAA